A single region of the Hyphomicrobiales bacterium genome encodes:
- a CDS encoding putative Cytochrome oxidase biogenesis protein Sco1/SenC/PrrC, copper metallochaperone (Evidence 3 : Putative function from multiple computational evidences): MNRDRVRRLALPLAAFLFSLVVLGIAIVSLVDFRREEPVISSVGGPFTLTAQDGRTVTNKDFLGAPFLVFFGFTHCPDVCPTTLFEASELLRAAGPQGDKLRVLFVTVDPERDTPEVLKSYLGAFDPRIVGLSGSPETIAAVLKSYKVYARKVPTSDGYTMDHTAMVYLMDAKGRFVNGFDLKRAPDVAAKDLLGYL; the protein is encoded by the coding sequence ATGAATCGTGACCGCGTCCGGCGTCTGGCGCTCCCTCTCGCGGCGTTCCTCTTCAGTCTCGTCGTGCTCGGCATCGCGATCGTCTCGCTGGTTGATTTTCGCCGTGAGGAACCGGTCATATCGTCCGTCGGAGGGCCATTCACCCTGACCGCGCAGGACGGGCGCACCGTCACGAACAAGGACTTCCTCGGCGCGCCGTTCCTGGTGTTCTTCGGTTTCACCCACTGCCCCGATGTCTGTCCGACGACACTGTTCGAGGCCTCCGAGCTGCTGCGGGCCGCGGGGCCACAGGGCGACAAGCTGCGCGTCCTGTTCGTCACGGTCGATCCCGAGCGGGACACGCCCGAGGTGCTGAAAAGCTATCTCGGCGCATTCGACCCGCGCATCGTCGGGCTGTCCGGTTCGCCTGAGACAATCGCGGCGGTTCTCAAGTCCTACAAGGTCTATGCGCGCAAGGTGCCCACCAGCGACGGATACACCATGGATCATACGGCCATGGTGTATCTGATGGATGCCAAGGGGCGCTTTGTGAACGGCTTCGATCTCAAGCGCGCACCGGACGTCGCGGCGAAGGATCTTCTGGGCTACCTGTAA
- a CDS encoding conserved hypothetical protein (Evidence 4 : Unknown function but conserved in other organisms) translates to MALSEPVSGPTETPSDSRRLIVGLSAAAAVLALFAGAMLWASQGDAVFVAWLTAAVAGCF, encoded by the coding sequence ATGGCCTTGTCCGAACCCGTCAGCGGGCCCACCGAAACGCCTTCCGATAGCCGTCGGCTGATTGTCGGGCTGTCGGCGGCGGCGGCTGTGCTGGCGCTTTTCGCGGGAGCGATGTTGTGGGCGAGCCAGGGTGACGCTGTTTTCGTCGCCTGGCTGACGGCAGCGGTGGCCGGCTGTTTTTGA
- a CDS encoding hypothetical protein (Evidence 5 : Unknown function), producing the protein MIRASSYRFRDVILIMRRECLFAAVGHAHRRADEDAENARIRGRRPLSCQERSATDRS; encoded by the coding sequence ATGATTCGTGCCTCATCATACAGATTTCGGGATGTTATTCTAATCATGCGACGCGAATGCCTGTTCGCGGCTGTGGGCCATGCGCACCGCCGGGCGGATGAAGACGCTGAAAATGCTCGCATAAGGGGGCGTCGCCCACTATCTTGCCAGGAGCGGTCCGCGACCGACCGATCATGA
- a CDS encoding conserved hypothetical protein (Evidence 4 : Unknown function but conserved in other organisms), which yields MTGISRRDIDALVGTVDDMIATEMIGTGASAAELVEAMARLDERASQATLGSSPTRRVRRLIDLLLAVSTPAVRWQPELT from the coding sequence ATGACTGGCATATCACGACGTGACATCGACGCGCTCGTTGGCACGGTAGACGATATGATTGCCACTGAAATGATCGGAACCGGCGCAAGCGCGGCCGAACTCGTCGAGGCCATGGCGCGCCTGGACGAACGGGCGAGCCAGGCAACACTTGGCTCATCGCCGACCCGCCGGGTCCGGCGCCTGATTGATCTTCTTCTGGCCGTAAGCACGCCGGCCGTACGGTGGCAGCCGGAACTGACCTGA
- the pyrE gene encoding Orotate phosphoribosyltransferase has protein sequence MVKAASLADRQTIAHQTARMMLEVKAIHFNAEKPFIFTSGWASPVYTDCRKLISYPRLRAGLMDFAATTILRDIGYESIDCVAGGETAGIPFAAWIADRLMLPMQYIRKKPKGFGRNAQIEGEVVEGARTLLVEDLATDGRSKVTFADAIRNAGQTVDHCFVLFFYDIFPTARADLKTIGLDLHALVTWWDVLEVAKASGHFDSGVLAEVEAFLNQPAPWSAAHGGISEFGGPKS, from the coding sequence ATGGTGAAAGCAGCCTCGTTGGCAGACAGACAAACGATCGCCCACCAGACCGCCCGCATGATGCTCGAGGTCAAGGCTATTCATTTCAACGCCGAGAAGCCATTCATCTTCACGTCCGGTTGGGCGAGCCCGGTCTATACCGACTGCCGCAAGCTGATTTCCTATCCGCGCCTGCGTGCCGGGTTGATGGATTTCGCCGCGACCACCATCCTGCGCGACATCGGCTATGAATCGATCGATTGTGTGGCGGGGGGCGAGACCGCCGGCATTCCCTTTGCCGCCTGGATCGCCGATCGGCTCATGCTGCCGATGCAGTACATCCGCAAGAAGCCGAAGGGCTTTGGCCGCAATGCCCAGATCGAGGGCGAGGTCGTGGAAGGCGCGCGGACGCTGCTGGTCGAGGATCTGGCGACCGACGGTCGCAGCAAGGTGACCTTCGCGGATGCCATCCGCAACGCCGGCCAGACCGTTGATCACTGCTTCGTACTCTTCTTCTACGATATATTCCCGACGGCTCGCGCTGATCTGAAGACCATCGGTCTCGACCTCCACGCGCTGGTGACCTGGTGGGATGTGCTTGAGGTGGCAAAGGCGAGCGGCCATTTCGATAGCGGCGTATTGGCCGAGGTGGAGGCCTTTCTCAATCAGCCGGCACCGTGGTCCGCCGCGCATGGCGGCATCTCCGAATTCGGCGGGCCGAAGAGCTGA
- a CDS encoding O-antigen export system permease protein RfbD, translating to MSLSPTRRDWRLMLNDVVRGIAAWHVWVLLGFSDIRQRYKRSKFGQFWITLSMGIFVAGIGIVYAFLFNQPVREYLPFLAVNMVVWTLIAGIVNEATLAFVQASVYLRQEAMPKTVFILRILVRNLIAFAHNLIIIPIVWACFLVVPSPTMLLAIPGLVLMMVAAFLSAMIIGILSTRFRDLPQIIQNLLQIAFFMTPVMWRVDQMGAAAWYIVGFNPFAVFLRIVAEPLHGRIPGLATYASAFVVIAVLMLIAAPLFARFRARIVYWL from the coding sequence ATGTCCTTGAGCCCGACACGTCGCGACTGGCGGCTTATGCTGAACGATGTCGTGCGCGGTATCGCCGCCTGGCACGTTTGGGTGCTGCTCGGCTTCAGCGACATCCGCCAGCGTTACAAACGATCCAAATTCGGACAGTTTTGGATCACGCTGAGCATGGGCATTTTTGTCGCAGGCATCGGCATCGTCTACGCCTTCCTGTTCAACCAGCCCGTTCGTGAGTATCTGCCGTTCCTGGCCGTCAATATGGTCGTGTGGACCCTGATTGCCGGCATCGTCAACGAAGCAACGCTCGCCTTCGTGCAGGCCTCGGTCTATCTGCGCCAGGAGGCGATGCCGAAAACCGTCTTCATCCTGCGCATCCTCGTGCGCAACCTCATCGCCTTTGCCCACAATCTCATCATTATTCCCATCGTCTGGGCCTGCTTCCTGGTCGTGCCCAGTCCGACCATGCTGCTCGCGATTCCCGGCCTCGTGCTGATGATGGTGGCAGCGTTCCTCTCCGCGATGATCATCGGTATCCTGTCGACACGCTTTCGCGATCTGCCTCAAATCATCCAGAACCTGCTGCAGATTGCGTTCTTCATGACCCCGGTGATGTGGCGGGTGGACCAGATGGGCGCGGCTGCCTGGTATATCGTGGGCTTCAACCCGTTCGCTGTCTTCCTGCGCATCGTGGCCGAGCCGCTGCACGGCCGCATACCCGGCCTCGCGACCTATGCGAGCGCCTTCGTCGTCATAGCCGTGCTGATGCTCATCGCGGCGCCGCTGTTCGCCCGCTTCCGGGCGCGCATCGTCTATTGGCTTTAA
- the rfbE gene encoding O-antigen export system ATP-binding protein RfbE, whose translation MPSIDLVNASVEFPIYNARGRSLRSSLLKRVGGQIESENGDVVTVKALRNINLSLKAGDRLALIGHNGAGKSTLLRVFSGSYEPSDGTVDIEGRVSSLLDISMGMDPELTGAENIILRGVIVGMSIAEARSRIGEIADFSELGGYIDLPMRTYSTGMSLRLAFAISTAVQPDILLLDELISVGDAGFADKALQRTEDMMNNASILVLASHDGNALRQYCNRAIMLREGRVIAEGGVDEILDVYASSRTAPAA comes from the coding sequence ATGCCGTCGATCGACCTCGTCAATGCCTCCGTGGAATTCCCGATCTACAACGCACGCGGGCGATCGCTGCGGTCGAGCCTCCTGAAGCGTGTCGGCGGCCAGATCGAAAGCGAGAACGGCGACGTCGTCACCGTAAAGGCGCTACGCAACATCAATCTGTCCCTCAAGGCGGGTGATCGCCTGGCCCTCATCGGCCACAACGGCGCCGGGAAGTCGACTTTGCTGCGGGTCTTTTCCGGGTCCTACGAGCCATCGGACGGAACCGTGGACATCGAGGGCCGGGTATCCTCGTTGCTCGATATCAGCATGGGGATGGATCCGGAACTCACGGGCGCCGAAAACATCATCCTGCGTGGCGTCATTGTGGGCATGTCCATCGCCGAGGCCCGCTCGCGCATCGGCGAGATCGCGGATTTCTCGGAGCTCGGCGGCTATATCGACCTGCCCATGCGCACCTATTCCACCGGCATGTCGCTCAGGCTCGCCTTTGCCATCTCGACGGCCGTGCAGCCGGACATCCTGCTCCTGGACGAACTCATCAGCGTCGGCGACGCCGGTTTCGCCGACAAGGCGTTGCAGCGCACCGAGGACATGATGAACAACGCCAGCATCCTCGTGCTGGCGTCACATGACGGCAACGCTTTGCGGCAATATTGCAATCGGGCGATCATGCTGCGCGAAGGCCGCGTCATCGCCGAGGGCGGTGTCGACGAGATCCTGGACGTCTATGCGTCGTCAAGGACCGCGCCGGCGGCCTGA
- a CDS encoding Membrane fusion protein (Multidrug efflux system), translating into MRKSVLAVVGLVALASAGAFMLDRGGTDISAEVKRLKEVVFGEARARDQSAAPVRQQAAAMPVEAVRPRRGEATSDILAVGGLQSDESVIVSSEIAGRVAEILFKEGQQVNAGAALVKLDGSLTQAELDDAQARLDLAESNYKRTNVLAKGGNATQRANDEAFAGLATARATLSLIQARFDKLSIQAPFPGVLGIRKVSVGAYLSPGAAIVNLEKIDALKVDFKVPEIYLSRVSVGQTIELTVDALPGRIFTGTIYAIDPMVDVNGRALTIRARLPNPDLTLRPGLFARITVKGQSVQSVSLVPEEAVVPRGKDSLIYQIVDGKAVETKVRLGSRKAGEVEVLEGLIADAPVVTSGQSRLRDGVRVEVVASSLRQT; encoded by the coding sequence ATGCGAAAGTCGGTTTTGGCAGTTGTGGGTCTTGTCGCTCTGGCCTCTGCCGGCGCCTTCATGCTCGACCGCGGCGGCACGGACATATCGGCCGAGGTCAAACGGCTGAAGGAAGTCGTCTTCGGCGAAGCGCGCGCGCGCGACCAAAGCGCCGCGCCGGTACGGCAGCAGGCAGCGGCCATGCCGGTTGAGGCTGTTCGGCCAAGGCGCGGAGAAGCCACATCCGATATTCTGGCCGTCGGCGGGCTCCAATCCGATGAATCGGTGATCGTCTCGTCGGAAATCGCGGGCCGTGTTGCCGAAATCCTTTTCAAGGAGGGCCAGCAGGTCAATGCGGGAGCCGCACTCGTCAAGCTCGACGGCTCCTTGACGCAGGCCGAACTCGATGACGCGCAGGCGCGGCTCGATCTGGCGGAATCCAACTACAAGCGCACAAATGTCCTCGCGAAGGGCGGCAATGCCACCCAGCGCGCCAACGACGAGGCTTTCGCCGGCCTCGCGACGGCCCGGGCGACCCTGTCCCTCATTCAAGCACGCTTCGACAAGCTGTCGATCCAGGCGCCTTTCCCCGGCGTGCTCGGCATCCGCAAGGTCTCCGTGGGCGCCTATCTCAGCCCCGGCGCCGCCATCGTCAACCTGGAAAAGATCGACGCCCTCAAGGTCGACTTCAAAGTGCCCGAAATCTATCTGTCGCGCGTCTCCGTGGGACAGACGATCGAGCTGACGGTCGACGCCCTCCCGGGCCGCATCTTCACCGGAACCATCTATGCCATCGACCCCATGGTCGACGTGAATGGCCGCGCGCTCACCATCCGCGCTCGCCTGCCAAACCCGGATCTGACCCTGCGGCCCGGACTGTTCGCCCGCATCACCGTCAAGGGCCAGAGCGTCCAGAGTGTCTCGCTCGTGCCGGAAGAAGCCGTTGTGCCGCGCGGCAAGGATTCGCTCATTTACCAGATCGTCGATGGCAAGGCCGTGGAGACCAAGGTCCGCCTTGGCAGCCGCAAGGCCGGCGAGGTCGAAGTCCTCGAGGGCCTGATCGCCGATGCCCCGGTGGTGACATCGGGACAATCGCGGCTGCGTGACGGCGTCCGCGTGGAGGTGGTCGCCAGCTCGCTGCGGCAGACCTGA
- a CDS encoding Uncharacterized transporter HI_0895, protein MGFSELCIRRPVFATVLSLIIVLIGAVSYQRLTVREYPNIDEPVVSVTTTYPGASATIMESQVTQVLEGSIAGIAGIDVLESTSRSESSRITVRFRLGIDADVAASDVRDRVSRVRRRLPDEIDEPVIAKVEADAQPIIFISFMATNMNALELTDYIDRYVTNRLKNLTGVADVSIFGERRYAMRIWVDRERLAAYNLTVQDIEAALRAQNVELPSGRIESRDREFTVLSRTGLTNAQQFENIVVKLSGNYQVKLKDIARVELGAADQRRDGRYNGQTSVTVGIIKQAVANPLDVSQALRAVLPDISASLPDGVTAEIANDNAVFIDRSIQSVFHTILEAIVLVVLVILFFLRSFRASLIPIVTIPISLIATFTLMYALGFSINTLTLLAMVLAIGLVVDDAIVVLENIHRHVEHGMKPKAAAIKGIKEIGFAVIAMTLTLVAVYAPVAFSPGRTGRLFLEFALTLAGAVLVSGFVALTLTPMMCSKILRHEPNPGLLFRVLERGFNAFENGYRRLLVATLKVRFLIILLALGVAGMSGYYFTHLRAELAPVEDRGVVMIRGSGPEGATLAYMSRYSRQIEDMLREVPEMQSVLVILGFPEITDFMIVGRLKDWDARQRSQQEIAATMRAKLARIPGVQAYANNPASLGQRGSSRPIEFILQTSGTYEELQGYVDTFLKRVGDYPGFINLESDLKLNKPEFRIELDRAKVADLGLDVSVIGRTLETLLGGRQVTRFEVEGEQYDVYVQMAAEDRASPSTLSTIFLRAPNGQMVQLSNIVRVSESVAPKELRRFNQLRSATISANLAPGYALGDGLAYLEKAAQEVLPAAVQTDFGGQSREFHSSSQSLAVVFVLALGFIYLVLAAQFESFRDPVIILLTVPLSMTGALAALYYAGGTLNVYSQIGLVTLVGLITKHGILIVEFANQQQENGKTRLTAVVEAATLRLRPILMTTGAMVLGAVPLALAEGAGAESRQQIGLVIVGGLTLGTLLTLFVVPTVYSLVGRIHKPHEEHDDAHVHHPHPKGATPSGHLTPAE, encoded by the coding sequence ATGGGTTTTTCCGAGCTCTGCATCCGCCGGCCGGTCTTCGCGACAGTGCTTAGCCTGATCATCGTGCTGATCGGCGCGGTCTCGTACCAGCGCCTGACCGTGCGCGAGTATCCCAATATCGACGAGCCCGTGGTTTCTGTGACCACGACTTATCCCGGCGCCTCGGCCACCATCATGGAAAGCCAGGTGACGCAGGTGCTCGAAGGCTCGATCGCGGGCATCGCCGGCATCGACGTTCTGGAATCCACAAGCCGCTCGGAATCGAGCCGCATCACTGTTCGCTTCCGTCTCGGGATCGACGCCGACGTGGCCGCGAGCGATGTACGCGATCGCGTCAGCCGCGTACGCCGGCGCCTGCCGGATGAAATCGACGAGCCGGTCATCGCGAAAGTGGAAGCCGACGCTCAGCCGATCATCTTCATCTCGTTCATGGCCACCAACATGAACGCGCTGGAGTTGACGGACTATATCGACCGCTATGTCACCAACCGCCTGAAGAACCTGACCGGCGTCGCGGACGTCAGCATCTTCGGAGAGCGGCGTTATGCCATGCGTATCTGGGTCGATCGCGAACGCCTGGCCGCCTACAATCTGACTGTCCAGGACATCGAGGCGGCGCTACGCGCCCAAAACGTCGAGCTCCCGTCCGGCCGCATCGAGAGCCGGGACCGCGAATTCACCGTGCTCTCCCGCACGGGCCTGACGAATGCCCAACAGTTCGAGAATATCGTCGTCAAGCTGTCCGGCAACTACCAGGTCAAGCTGAAGGACATCGCCCGCGTCGAGCTCGGCGCGGCGGATCAGCGGCGAGATGGGCGCTACAATGGCCAGACGAGCGTCACCGTCGGCATTATCAAGCAGGCGGTCGCCAACCCGCTCGATGTGTCGCAAGCGCTCAGGGCGGTGCTGCCCGACATCAGCGCGTCGCTGCCCGACGGCGTGACCGCCGAGATCGCCAACGACAACGCCGTCTTCATCGATCGCTCGATCCAGAGCGTCTTTCACACCATTCTCGAGGCCATCGTCCTCGTCGTTCTCGTCATCCTGTTCTTCCTGCGCTCATTCCGCGCCTCGCTCATTCCCATCGTGACGATCCCGATCTCACTGATCGCGACCTTTACGCTGATGTATGCGCTCGGATTCAGCATCAACACGCTGACCCTGCTCGCCATGGTGCTGGCGATCGGCCTCGTGGTGGACGACGCCATCGTGGTGCTCGAGAACATCCACCGTCATGTCGAGCATGGCATGAAGCCGAAGGCAGCGGCCATCAAGGGCATCAAGGAGATCGGCTTCGCCGTCATCGCCATGACGCTCACGCTCGTGGCGGTCTACGCACCGGTGGCCTTCTCGCCGGGCCGCACGGGCCGCTTGTTCCTGGAGTTCGCGCTGACACTCGCCGGCGCGGTTCTGGTGTCGGGCTTTGTCGCGCTGACGCTGACGCCGATGATGTGCTCGAAGATTCTCAGGCACGAGCCCAATCCCGGCCTCCTCTTCAGGGTGCTTGAGCGTGGCTTCAATGCCTTCGAGAACGGCTATCGCCGCTTGCTCGTTGCCACGCTCAAGGTCCGCTTCCTCATCATCCTGCTGGCGCTCGGCGTCGCCGGCATGAGCGGCTATTATTTCACGCATCTCCGCGCGGAGCTTGCGCCGGTCGAGGATCGCGGCGTCGTCATGATTCGCGGCAGCGGCCCCGAAGGCGCCACCCTCGCCTATATGAGCCGCTATTCCCGCCAGATCGAGGACATGCTCCGTGAGGTTCCGGAGATGCAGTCGGTCCTGGTCATTCTGGGCTTCCCGGAAATCACCGATTTCATGATCGTCGGCCGCCTGAAGGACTGGGATGCTCGCCAGCGCAGCCAGCAGGAAATTGCCGCGACGATGCGCGCCAAGCTCGCGCGCATTCCCGGCGTCCAAGCTTACGCCAACAATCCAGCTTCGCTTGGGCAGCGCGGGTCGTCCCGTCCCATAGAATTCATCCTGCAGACCTCCGGCACCTACGAGGAGTTGCAGGGCTATGTCGACACCTTCCTCAAGCGGGTCGGTGACTATCCAGGGTTTATCAATCTGGAATCGGACCTCAAGCTGAACAAGCCCGAGTTCCGCATCGAGCTGGATCGCGCGAAGGTGGCCGATCTCGGCCTCGACGTATCGGTCATCGGCCGGACGCTGGAAACGCTACTCGGCGGGCGCCAGGTCACCCGTTTTGAGGTGGAAGGCGAGCAGTACGACGTCTATGTGCAAATGGCGGCGGAGGATCGCGCCTCGCCATCGACGCTGTCCACCATCTTCCTGCGCGCGCCCAACGGGCAAATGGTGCAGCTGTCCAACATCGTCAGAGTGTCCGAATCCGTCGCGCCCAAGGAACTTCGACGCTTCAACCAGCTGAGATCGGCCACCATTTCAGCCAACCTCGCACCGGGCTACGCACTGGGTGACGGCCTTGCCTATCTGGAAAAGGCAGCGCAGGAGGTTCTTCCCGCGGCGGTGCAGACCGACTTCGGTGGGCAGAGCCGGGAGTTCCATTCGTCGAGCCAGAGCCTCGCGGTCGTGTTCGTGCTGGCGCTTGGCTTCATCTACCTCGTCCTGGCCGCGCAGTTTGAGAGCTTCCGCGACCCCGTGATCATCCTGCTGACCGTGCCGTTGTCGATGACGGGTGCTCTCGCCGCCCTTTACTACGCCGGCGGCACGCTCAACGTGTATTCGCAGATCGGCCTCGTGACCCTCGTCGGCCTCATAACCAAGCACGGCATTCTCATCGTCGAGTTCGCCAACCAGCAACAGGAGAACGGCAAGACCCGTCTCACCGCTGTGGTCGAAGCGGCAACGCTGCGCCTGCGGCCAATCCTGATGACGACCGGCGCCATGGTGCTCGGCGCCGTGCCGCTCGCGCTCGCGGAAGGCGCGGGCGCCGAGAGCCGCCAACAGATCGGCCTCGTCATTGTCGGCGGCCTCACCCTCGGCACGCTGCTGACCCTGTTCGTGGTGCCCACCGTCTACAGCCTGGTTGGCCGCATCCACAAACCCCATGAGGAGCATGACGACGCCCATGTGCATCATCCTCACCCCAAGGGCGCCACGCCGTCCGGGCATCTGACACCGGCTGAGTGA
- a CDS encoding Quinol monooxygenase YgiN, which produces MLLSSGCRDTRCLVGSAIVPGCRGSLIMSVTYLIEFDVKLTERDRFLALVNGVMDAMRSEDNFRNAVLHRDPANDHHFMLYETWANHQDVVDVQLNRPYRAAWHAALPDLLQEPRLISMWEPIRIDPPLVAPAKSP; this is translated from the coding sequence ATGCTTCTATCCAGCGGATGCCGCGACACGCGCTGCCTTGTTGGCAGCGCCATTGTCCCCGGATGCCGTGGGAGCCTCATCATGAGCGTGACCTATCTCATCGAGTTCGACGTCAAGCTAACGGAACGGGACCGCTTCCTCGCTCTCGTCAACGGTGTCATGGATGCCATGCGCAGCGAGGACAACTTCAGGAACGCGGTGCTGCACCGCGACCCCGCCAACGACCATCATTTCATGCTGTACGAGACCTGGGCAAACCACCAGGACGTGGTCGACGTGCAACTCAACCGCCCATATCGCGCAGCCTGGCACGCGGCGCTGCCGGATCTGCTGCAGGAGCCACGGCTCATCAGCATGTGGGAGCCGATCAGGATCGACCCGCCCCTCGTTGCTCCAGCGAAGAGCCCCTGA
- a CDS encoding RpiR family transcriptional regulator, whose amino-acid sequence MTTVNMQWDQGEAMASDATGTPHDRRAGVKEASGSLMQDASRFLDKIAAQRAQLSPSERKVADFVLDHPERIIRMSIAELAASVGVSQPTVLRFVRSLGQSRFPDLKLLIGQSIVSGTPYLHSEVRTQDTLDEVADKIFDSSIHVLNTVRQSLNREALMRAVQTIVAARRIDCFGAGAASILAIEAQHKLMRLGLPVMAYVDTHLQRMAAATLGPRDVVLCFSYTGEIRDTVKMATKAREVGACVIGLTKPGTAVAAAADILLAINAHENTEVYAPMRSRIAHAVVLDIIVTAVALHFGEPLLKRLRDVKDSLADLRLPAAHGPAGKQGLAGKAPSGGHGG is encoded by the coding sequence ATGACGACGGTGAATATGCAGTGGGACCAAGGTGAAGCCATGGCGTCGGATGCAACTGGTACCCCACACGACCGGCGCGCCGGCGTCAAGGAAGCCAGCGGATCGCTGATGCAGGACGCGTCACGTTTCCTGGACAAGATCGCGGCCCAACGGGCGCAATTGTCGCCGTCGGAGCGCAAGGTTGCCGATTTCGTTCTGGATCATCCCGAGCGGATTATTCGCATGTCGATCGCCGAACTGGCCGCGTCGGTCGGGGTGAGCCAACCGACCGTACTGCGCTTCGTGCGTTCACTTGGCCAGTCGCGCTTTCCCGATCTCAAGTTGCTCATCGGGCAGAGCATCGTCTCCGGCACACCCTATCTCCATAGCGAGGTCCGGACTCAGGACACGCTGGACGAGGTTGCGGACAAGATTTTCGATTCGAGTATTCATGTCCTCAACACGGTTCGCCAATCGCTCAATCGCGAGGCACTGATGCGAGCCGTGCAGACGATTGTTGCGGCGCGCCGCATCGATTGCTTCGGCGCCGGCGCGGCCAGCATTCTCGCCATCGAGGCGCAGCACAAGCTCATGCGTTTAGGGCTGCCCGTGATGGCCTATGTCGACACGCATTTGCAGCGCATGGCGGCCGCCACGCTCGGGCCGCGTGACGTGGTGCTGTGCTTTTCCTATACGGGCGAGATCCGCGACACGGTGAAGATGGCCACGAAAGCGAGGGAGGTTGGCGCCTGCGTCATCGGTCTCACCAAGCCTGGCACGGCGGTCGCCGCCGCGGCCGACATCCTGCTCGCGATCAACGCGCATGAGAATACGGAGGTCTACGCGCCGATGAGGTCGCGGATCGCCCATGCGGTGGTGCTGGACATCATCGTGACCGCCGTCGCCCTGCATTTCGGCGAGCCTTTGCTCAAGCGTCTGCGTGATGTGAAGGACAGCCTGGCCGATCTCCGCCTGCCGGCCGCGCATGGGCCAGCCGGCAAACAGGGGCTCGCTGGCAAAGCGCCGTCAGGCGGGCACGGCGGGTGA
- a CDS encoding hypothetical protein (Evidence 5 : Unknown function), with protein sequence MRCDHGAVRAAESPVIHGCFLEKNYMNPGSTSKRSRIGAGRASMGAAAGAVLSDVEWSCRDDDGEYAVGPR encoded by the coding sequence TTGCGTTGTGATCACGGGGCCGTCCGTGCTGCTGAATCACCGGTCATTCACGGGTGTTTTTTGGAGAAAAATTACATGAATCCCGGCTCGACGTCCAAGCGGTCGCGAATCGGTGCAGGGCGCGCGTCGATGGGTGCAGCGGCCGGTGCGGTCCTGAGCGACGTGGAATGGTCTTGCAGGGATGACGACGGTGAATATGCAGTGGGACCAAGGTGA